A stretch of Bacillota bacterium DNA encodes these proteins:
- a CDS encoding helix-turn-helix transcriptional regulator — protein KRLGITQKELAKRMGTSQSVVSRLESGEFLNVTLRTLSRMARVLDCSLQMDLIPSTRDKSEQGRAEIAPAKV, from the coding sequence GCAAGAGACTCGGTATCACACAAAAGGAATTGGCCAAGCGCATGGGCACTTCGCAGTCTGTCGTGTCGAGGCTCGAATCGGGTGAGTTCCTCAACGTCACTCTGCGCACCCTGAGCCGCATGGCGCGCGTGCTGGACTGCTCACTTCAGATGGACCTCATTCCGTCGACCCGGGACAAGAGCGAGCAGGGCCGAGCTGAGATCGCTCCGGCCAAGGTGTGA